In Populus nigra chromosome 1, ddPopNigr1.1, whole genome shotgun sequence, one genomic interval encodes:
- the LOC133669996 gene encoding protein STRICTOSIDINE SYNTHASE-LIKE 3-like, protein MTPTGILAGLFLLLALYCGIDPWKQSAISGFPDFKSYKVEMPPWSILPKEKDEENLLQRSEIKFLNQIQGPESMAFDPLGRGPYTGVADGRILFYDGQKWTDFAYTSSNRSEICNPQPSPLSYLKNEHICGRPLGLRFDKKTGDLYIADAYFGLMKVGPEGGLATSLANEAEGIPLRFTNDLDVDDEGNIYFTDSSATYQRRNFMQLVFSGENSGRVLKYNPTTKETTVLVRNLQFPNGVSLSKDGSFFVFCEGSIGRLRKYWLKGEKAGTSEVLAILPGFPDNVRTNEEGNFWVAIHCRRSFYTHINAQYPNLRTFLLKLPIPMKIQYLLQIGGWPHGLVVKYSPEGKLLQILEDSQGKVVKAISEVEEKDGKLWMGSVLMPFVVVYNLA, encoded by the exons ATGACGCCAACCGGGATTCTTGCTGGACTGTTTCTCCTTCTAGCTCTGTACTGTGGCATAGACCCATGGAAGCAGAGTGCAATCTCAGGATTCCCAGACTTCAAGTCATACAAAGTTGAAATGCCTCCTTGGTCAATACTCCCCAAAGAGAAGGATGAGGAAAACTTACTCCAAAGATCAGAAATCAAGTTCTTGAATCAGATTCAAGGCCCTGAAAGCATGGCTTTTGACCCTCTTGGTCGTGGTCCTTACACTGGTGTTGCCGATGGCAGAATTCTCTTTTATGATGGCCAAAAATGGACTGATTTTGCTTACACTTCAAGTAATAG ATCAGAAATATGTAATCCTCAACCGTCGCCTTTGAGTTATTTGAAGAATGAGCACATTTGCGGCAGACCTTTGGGGCTCCGATTTGACAAGAAAACTGGTGATTTATACATAGCAGATGCATATTTTGGGCTGATGAAAGTGGGGCCAGAAGGTGGGTTAGCAACATCACTTGCAAATGAGGCAGAAGGGATCCCTCTGCGGTTTACCAATGATCTAGACGTTGATGATGAAGGAAACATTTACTTCACAGATAGCAGTGCAACATATCAGAGGAG GAACTTCATGCAGTTGGTTTTCTCTGGGGAGAACAGTGGGAGGGTTCTAAAGTACAATCCAACTACCAAAGAAACCACTGTCCTTGTGAGGAATCTTCAATTTCCAAATGGTGTGTCCCTAAGCAAGGATGGGTCCTTCTTCGTGTTCTGTGAAGGATCCATAGGCAG ATTACGCAAGTACTGGCTGAAAGGTGAGAAAGCGGGAACTTCAGAAGTTTTAGCCATCTTACCTGGATTTCCTGACAATGTCAGAACAAATGAAGAAGGTAACTTTTGGGTAGCAATCCATTGTCGTCGGAGCTTTTACACTCACATAAACGCACAATACCCAAATCTAAGGACATTCCTGCTTAAGCTCCCAATTCCAATGAAGATTCAATACCTGCTTCAAATAGGGGGCTGGCCCCATGGTTTAGTTGTCAAATACAGCCCAGAAGGTAAGCTCTTGCAGATATTGGAGGACAGTCAGGGAAAGGTTGTTAAAGCAATCAGTGAAGTGGAAGAGAAAGATGGGAAACTGTGGATGGGGAGTGTTTTGATGCCTTTTGTCGTCGTTTACAACTTGGCTTGA